In Pectobacterium aroidearum, the following are encoded in one genomic region:
- a CDS encoding branched-chain amino acid ABC transporter substrate-binding protein — translation MKFSKGKVLLMGCMAAAFSHAVSAADIKVAVVGAMSGPVAQYGDMEFIGARQAIADINAKGGVNGNKLVGVEYDDACDPKQAVAVANKVINDGIRYVIGHLCSSSTQPASDIYEEEGVIMITPAATNADLTTRGYKMVLRTTGLDSDQGPTAAKYIVETIKPQRIAVVHDKQQYGEGLARSVQDSLKKAGANVVLFEGVTAGDKDFSTLVARLKKENVDFVYFGGYYPEMGQILRQSRQAGMTTKFMGPEGVGNSSLSNIAGDASEGMLVTLPKRYDQVPANQPIVDALKAKKLDPTGPFVWTTYAALQSLTTAMTRTGSDEPEKLVADLKAKSVDTVMGPLSWDAKGDLKGFEFGVFEWHKDGTSSAVK, via the coding sequence ATGAAATTCAGTAAAGGTAAAGTATTGCTGATGGGTTGTATGGCTGCGGCGTTTAGCCATGCAGTCAGTGCTGCCGATATTAAAGTTGCGGTGGTTGGCGCGATGTCTGGCCCGGTTGCCCAATATGGCGACATGGAATTCATTGGCGCGCGTCAGGCGATTGCTGACATCAACGCAAAAGGCGGCGTAAACGGTAACAAACTGGTTGGCGTGGAATATGATGACGCGTGCGATCCTAAGCAGGCTGTTGCCGTAGCGAACAAGGTCATCAATGACGGTATCCGTTATGTGATTGGCCATCTGTGTTCCTCCTCTACGCAGCCTGCGTCTGATATTTATGAAGAAGAAGGCGTGATCATGATTACGCCTGCGGCAACCAACGCCGACTTGACCACGCGCGGCTACAAAATGGTGCTGCGCACGACGGGTCTGGATTCCGATCAGGGACCAACCGCAGCGAAGTACATCGTTGAAACCATCAAACCGCAGCGTATCGCCGTGGTGCATGACAAACAGCAATATGGTGAAGGTCTGGCCCGCTCTGTTCAGGATAGCCTGAAAAAAGCCGGTGCGAATGTTGTGCTGTTTGAAGGTGTGACGGCGGGTGACAAAGATTTCTCTACGCTGGTTGCGCGTCTGAAGAAAGAGAACGTCGATTTCGTGTATTTCGGCGGCTACTACCCAGAAATGGGGCAGATTCTGCGCCAATCGCGTCAGGCTGGCATGACGACCAAGTTCATGGGTCCGGAAGGCGTGGGTAACTCTTCACTGTCCAACATCGCGGGCGATGCGTCTGAAGGGATGCTGGTCACGCTGCCGAAGCGTTACGATCAGGTTCCTGCGAACCAACCGATCGTGGATGCGTTGAAAGCCAAGAAACTGGACCCGACTGGCCCGTTTGTCTGGACGACCTATGCCGCGCTGCAATCGTTGACCACCGCGATGACGCGTACGGGGAGCGACGAGCCAGAAAAACTGGTGGCGGATCTGAAAGCGAAATCCGTGGATACCGTAATGGGGCCATTAAGCTGGGATGCAAAAGGCGACCTGAAAGGGTTTGAATTTGGCGTATTTGAGTGGCACAAAGACGGTACTTCCAGCGCAGTGAAATAA
- the ftsX gene encoding permease-like cell division protein FtsX → MANNVRNAKKPVAKSKALRGGWQEQWRYAWTNTLADMLRQPLATFLTVMVIAISLALPSICYLVWKNVSQAATQWYPSPQLTVYLDKSLDDNAAQAVVTQLQSEDGVDKVNYLSRNEAMGEFRNWSGFGGALDMLEENPLPAVAIITPKMSFQDSTTLTTLRDRVAATQGVEEVRMDDSWFARLVALTNLVGQISATIGILMIVAVFLVIGNSVRLSIFSRRETINVMKLIGATDGFILRPFLNGGAAMGVGGAVLSLILSQALVWKLDAVVAQVASVFGTTFAVKGLSWDESLLLLLIAGMIGWLAAWLATVQHLRRFTPQ, encoded by the coding sequence ATGGCGAATAACGTCCGTAATGCGAAAAAGCCTGTTGCAAAATCGAAAGCGTTGCGCGGCGGCTGGCAGGAACAGTGGCGCTATGCTTGGACGAATACGCTGGCTGATATGCTGCGCCAGCCGCTGGCCACTTTCCTGACCGTCATGGTGATCGCCATTTCGCTGGCATTGCCCAGCATTTGCTATTTGGTGTGGAAAAACGTCAGTCAGGCTGCCACACAGTGGTATCCCTCGCCTCAGCTAACGGTCTATCTGGATAAATCACTGGATGACAATGCGGCGCAGGCGGTAGTCACGCAGCTTCAATCTGAAGACGGCGTTGATAAAGTCAATTACCTGTCGCGCAATGAAGCGATGGGCGAGTTCCGCAACTGGTCTGGTTTTGGCGGCGCGCTGGATATGCTGGAAGAGAATCCGCTGCCGGCGGTGGCGATTATCACGCCGAAAATGAGCTTTCAGGATTCCACCACGCTGACGACACTGCGTGACCGTGTGGCGGCAACGCAGGGTGTGGAGGAAGTACGGATGGACGACAGCTGGTTTGCACGGCTGGTAGCGTTAACCAATCTGGTCGGGCAAATTTCTGCGACGATTGGCATCCTGATGATTGTTGCCGTCTTTTTGGTGATCGGCAACAGCGTGCGTCTGAGTATTTTCAGTCGCCGTGAAACCATTAACGTGATGAAGCTGATTGGCGCGACGGACGGGTTTATTCTGCGTCCGTTCCTGAATGGTGGGGCGGCAATGGGCGTAGGCGGCGCGGTGCTATCGCTGATTCTGTCGCAGGCGCTGGTCTGGAAGCTGGATGCGGTGGTAGCGCAGGTGGCTTCCGTCTTTGGTACGACGTTTGCCGTTAAAGGACTGAGCTGGGATGAGTCTCTGCTGCTGCTGTTAATCGCCGGCATGATTGGCTGGCTGGCCGCCTGGTTGGCAACCGTGCAACATTTACGCCGTTTTACACCACAGTAA
- a CDS encoding zinc/cadmium/mercury/lead-transporting ATPase has translation MHSHQHHSAEKSACCNNGVHHAPRSTAHSTKSCCNEHAQHSNHADHSCCSTKHTSDAAVQSACGTEQHSSDSGGSADSDDPDGGDSDRPRSNQRFSWKISGMDCPSCARKIENAVKNLTGIEQAKVLFATEKLVVDAYTDIRPQVQHAVQQAGFTLQDTALPVVPPNTSTVRRFVREYGFLLLFTLLAAASWGLSLLSERGGQIAFIATTIVGLIPILKKAIQLIRTGTPFAIETLMSVASIGALLIGATTEATVILLLFMLGEYLESYAANRARRGVTALMALLPEDATAIVNGQRRLVPVASLVPGDVIEVAPGGRLPADAELLNSDASFDESALTGESVPVERTPGEKIAAGSLCVDRVVQLRVVSQPGNSAIDRILQLIEEAEERRAPIERFLDKFSRYYTPAIMLLSLLVILVPPLLLAQPWQEWIYRGLTLLLIGCPCALVISTPAAITSGLAAATRRGALIKGGAALESLGSIKTIAFDKTGTLTEGKPQVTDVLPAAGISETALLTRTAAVESGSHHPLAKAIVQHALSSSTFLPLAENRKALAGVGVEGTIGGKRIQVSAPTRVASDLLDADWLQQIDALENEGKTVVVVQEDDRLLGLLALSDTLRHDAREALDALQQLGIRGVMLTGDNPRAAAAIAARLGIDYRASLLPADKVTAVSDLSKQHPVAMVGDGINDAPAMKAATIGIAMGSGTDVALETADAALTHSRLTGLAAMISLSRATQRNIRQNITIALGLKAVFLVTSILGITGLWLAVLADSGATALVTANALRLLRKQD, from the coding sequence ATGCACTCTCATCAGCACCACAGCGCTGAGAAATCAGCCTGCTGCAATAACGGCGTTCACCACGCGCCACGCAGCACCGCACACAGCACCAAAAGCTGCTGCAACGAGCACGCGCAGCATTCGAACCACGCCGACCACAGCTGTTGTTCAACCAAACACACCTCTGACGCCGCAGTACAGAGCGCCTGCGGCACAGAACAGCACTCGTCAGACAGCGGCGGCAGCGCGGATTCAGACGACCCCGACGGCGGAGACAGCGACAGGCCCCGATCCAACCAGCGTTTCAGCTGGAAAATCAGCGGGATGGATTGTCCCAGCTGCGCACGTAAAATCGAAAATGCAGTAAAAAATCTCACCGGAATTGAACAAGCCAAAGTGCTGTTCGCCACCGAAAAACTGGTTGTTGATGCCTACACCGACATTCGTCCTCAGGTTCAACATGCCGTCCAGCAAGCGGGCTTTACCTTGCAGGACACCGCACTCCCCGTCGTTCCCCCGAATACATCTACCGTGCGTCGTTTCGTGCGCGAATATGGTTTCTTACTTCTTTTCACTTTGCTGGCTGCTGCAAGCTGGGGGCTTTCCCTGCTCAGCGAGCGTGGCGGGCAAATCGCGTTTATCGCGACCACGATTGTCGGATTGATACCAATCCTGAAAAAAGCGATACAACTCATTCGCACAGGCACGCCCTTCGCGATTGAAACGCTGATGAGCGTGGCTTCCATCGGGGCACTCTTGATTGGCGCCACCACCGAAGCGACGGTCATTTTGCTGCTGTTTATGCTGGGCGAATATCTGGAGTCTTACGCGGCCAACCGCGCACGACGGGGCGTAACGGCACTGATGGCGCTGCTCCCCGAAGACGCCACGGCGATCGTCAACGGGCAACGGCGTCTCGTGCCTGTCGCCAGTCTGGTTCCCGGCGATGTAATTGAAGTCGCGCCCGGCGGACGTCTTCCCGCCGATGCGGAACTTTTGAACAGCGATGCCAGCTTTGATGAAAGCGCCCTGACCGGCGAATCGGTGCCCGTTGAGCGCACACCCGGTGAAAAAATTGCTGCTGGCAGCCTGTGTGTCGATCGGGTTGTGCAGTTGCGCGTGGTTTCACAACCGGGCAACAGTGCGATCGACCGCATTCTGCAACTGATAGAAGAAGCGGAAGAGCGCCGTGCGCCGATAGAACGCTTCCTCGATAAGTTCAGCCGCTATTACACGCCGGCCATCATGCTGCTGTCGCTGCTGGTAATTCTGGTGCCGCCGTTGCTGCTGGCGCAGCCGTGGCAAGAGTGGATTTATCGCGGTCTGACGCTGCTGTTAATCGGCTGTCCGTGTGCGTTGGTGATCTCAACACCTGCGGCAATTACGTCCGGGCTGGCTGCCGCAACGCGTCGTGGGGCACTCATTAAAGGCGGTGCAGCGCTGGAATCGCTGGGCAGTATCAAGACTATCGCATTTGACAAGACAGGGACGCTAACGGAAGGAAAGCCGCAGGTAACGGACGTATTACCCGCAGCAGGCATTAGCGAAACGGCGCTGCTGACGCGCACCGCCGCCGTGGAATCCGGTTCACACCATCCACTTGCCAAAGCCATCGTCCAGCATGCGTTATCCAGCAGTACATTCCTGCCGCTGGCGGAAAACCGTAAGGCACTGGCGGGCGTCGGGGTTGAAGGCACGATAGGCGGCAAACGGATTCAGGTCAGTGCGCCGACTCGCGTTGCCTCCGACCTGCTCGACGCCGATTGGCTGCAACAGATTGACGCGCTGGAAAACGAAGGGAAAACCGTCGTAGTCGTACAAGAAGACGACAGGTTGCTGGGTTTGCTGGCGCTCAGCGATACGCTACGCCACGATGCGCGTGAAGCGCTGGATGCCTTGCAGCAGTTGGGGATCCGTGGCGTGATGCTTACAGGCGATAATCCCCGCGCAGCAGCAGCGATTGCGGCAAGACTAGGGATCGATTACCGCGCCAGTCTGCTCCCTGCCGATAAGGTCACGGCAGTCAGTGATTTAAGCAAGCAGCATCCCGTCGCGATGGTGGGTGACGGTATTAACGACGCCCCGGCAATGAAAGCTGCAACGATCGGCATTGCGATGGGCAGCGGTACGGATGTCGCGCTGGAAACCGCCGATGCGGCACTCACGCACAGTCGTCTAACCGGGCTGGCAGCCATGATCAGCCTGTCGCGGGCAACACAGCGTAATATTCGTCAGAACATTACTATCGCATTGGGGCTGAAAGCAGTCTTTCTGGTCACCAGCATTCTGGGCATTACCGGGCTGTGGCTGGCGGTGCTGGCGGATTCCGGCGCAACAGCGCTGGTCACCGCCAACGCGCTACGGCTGCTGAGAAAACAGGACTAA
- a CDS encoding lysoplasmalogenase has product MLWSFIAVLFSGWLYVDASYRGPTWQRWLFKPVTMLLLLALAWQTPLLGVPGYLIVLGLLATLVADTLLLLPTQRLLYAFGAYFLSHLLYTVSFFTGQIALTFFWPLALTLVILAAILIAIIWGRLDTQRWPACAFIIMTTLMVWIAGERYFALGTNANFSLLTGTVLLFIAHAAWLIHHYRFPFRAHQAIVAAGYFGGHFLIVRSLYF; this is encoded by the coding sequence ATGCTTTGGTCATTTATTGCTGTGCTTTTTTCTGGTTGGCTGTATGTGGACGCCAGCTACCGTGGTCCAACGTGGCAACGTTGGTTATTCAAACCAGTCACCATGCTACTGCTGCTGGCTTTGGCCTGGCAGACGCCGCTACTTGGCGTGCCGGGCTATCTGATTGTGCTGGGGTTGCTGGCAACGCTGGTCGCAGATACCCTGTTGCTGCTGCCGACTCAGCGTCTGCTTTACGCGTTTGGTGCCTATTTTCTCTCCCATTTGTTGTACACCGTTAGCTTCTTTACCGGACAAATCGCGCTCACCTTCTTCTGGCCGCTGGCATTAACGCTCGTCATTCTGGCTGCAATCCTGATCGCCATTATCTGGGGACGATTGGACACACAGCGCTGGCCCGCCTGCGCATTCATCATCATGACCACGCTGATGGTCTGGATTGCCGGCGAGCGGTATTTTGCGCTGGGAACAAACGCGAATTTCTCTCTGCTGACGGGTACCGTACTGCTGTTTATCGCCCACGCAGCCTGGTTGATTCACCATTACCGTTTTCCGTTCCGCGCCCATCAGGCGATTGTGGCAGCGGGCTATTTTGGCGGCCATTTCCTGATTGTCCGCTCCCTCTATTTCTAA
- a CDS encoding DUF1145 family protein yields MLINLGRLLMLGVWGFLLLNLIQPFPKPLNIFMTVAMVFMILMHGFQLLLLKSSQPKDSPALNRALQARIFLFGVFELLAWQKKQPKPPKP; encoded by the coding sequence ATTTTGATTAACCTTGGCAGATTATTGATGCTGGGCGTGTGGGGATTTCTATTGCTTAACCTGATTCAACCGTTTCCCAAACCGTTGAATATCTTCATGACCGTGGCAATGGTGTTTATGATCCTGATGCACGGCTTCCAACTGCTGCTGTTAAAATCCAGCCAGCCAAAGGACAGCCCTGCGCTAAACCGGGCACTTCAGGCACGTATTTTCCTTTTTGGCGTGTTTGAACTGCTGGCGTGGCAGAAAAAGCAGCCTAAGCCACCGAAACCGTAA
- the rpoH gene encoding RNA polymerase sigma factor RpoH, with amino-acid sequence MTKDMQTFTLVPQGSLEGYIRAANAYPMLTAEEERALAERLHYQGDLDAAKHLILSHLRFVIHVARNYSGYGLPQADLIQEGNIGLMKAVRRFNPEVGVRLVSFAVHWIKAEIHEYVLRNWRIVKVATTKAQRKLFFNLRKTKTRLGWFNQDEVELVARELGVTSKDVREMESRMAAQDMTFDPTPEEDSHDGKAMSPMLYLQDKSSDFADGIEEDNWDTHAADKLTYALEGLDERSQHIIRARWLDDDNKSTLQELADQYGVSAERVRQLEKNAMKKLRAAIEA; translated from the coding sequence ATGACCAAAGATATGCAAACTTTCACCTTAGTTCCCCAGGGCAGTCTGGAAGGGTATATTCGTGCCGCCAATGCCTATCCGATGCTGACGGCGGAGGAAGAGCGGGCGCTGGCTGAACGGCTGCATTATCAGGGCGATCTGGATGCGGCTAAGCACCTGATTCTGTCACACCTGCGTTTTGTTATTCACGTTGCCCGTAACTATTCCGGCTACGGCCTGCCGCAGGCGGACCTGATTCAGGAAGGGAACATCGGCCTGATGAAGGCGGTACGTCGCTTTAACCCTGAAGTGGGCGTGCGTCTGGTTTCTTTCGCCGTGCACTGGATCAAAGCAGAAATTCATGAATACGTGCTGCGTAACTGGCGTATCGTGAAAGTCGCGACCACCAAAGCACAGCGTAAACTGTTCTTTAACCTGCGGAAGACGAAAACGCGTCTCGGCTGGTTTAACCAGGATGAAGTCGAACTGGTGGCACGTGAACTGGGTGTGACCAGCAAAGACGTGCGCGAGATGGAATCCCGTATGGCGGCGCAGGACATGACGTTCGATCCAACGCCGGAAGAAGATTCGCACGACGGCAAAGCGATGTCGCCGATGCTTTACCTACAGGATAAATCGTCTGACTTTGCCGACGGCATTGAAGAAGATAACTGGGACACGCATGCGGCGGATAAGCTCACTTACGCGCTGGAAGGGCTGGATGAACGTAGCCAGCACATTATCCGCGCCCGTTGGCTGGATGATGACAACAAATCCACCTTGCAGGAACTGGCCGATCAATACGGCGTTTCCGCAGAGCGTGTGCGTCAGTTAGAAAAGAATGCGATGAAAAAACTGCGAGCGGCGATAGAAGCGTAA
- a CDS encoding DUF2500 domain-containing protein, with protein MNDFPWLLALAVGAILVLAARQYRRQRQRDAQNDAAPLRIVAAEVKHKREFPRTRRRAREHQMMAVEDMRYEVTFRPITGGATITLRLENADYHQLDTGMQGSLQLKGTRFIRFVPQQR; from the coding sequence ATGAATGATTTTCCCTGGCTGTTGGCGTTGGCTGTTGGTGCGATTTTGGTGCTAGCGGCGCGACAGTATCGACGTCAACGCCAGAGGGACGCGCAGAATGACGCGGCGCCGCTGCGTATTGTGGCCGCAGAGGTGAAACACAAACGTGAGTTTCCCCGTACTCGTCGGCGCGCGCGCGAGCATCAAATGATGGCCGTAGAGGATATGCGGTATGAGGTCACGTTCAGGCCGATTACCGGTGGCGCGACTATCACGTTGCGCCTTGAGAACGCGGATTATCACCAGCTTGATACTGGAATGCAGGGATCGTTGCAGCTAAAGGGCACGCGCTTTATTCGCTTTGTGCCCCAGCAGAGGTAG
- a CDS encoding DUF1820 family protein translates to MSSESALYRIQFINNGKNYQLYVRELVQSSLFGFIEIADFVFDSQSAVLVDPSTEKLKTEFSGVSRSFIPLQAIIRIDAVTEKGSARISDLGDNVTAFPYLPGKKP, encoded by the coding sequence ATGAGTAGCGAATCCGCGCTTTATCGTATTCAATTTATAAATAACGGTAAGAATTACCAGCTTTACGTGCGTGAGTTGGTTCAGAGCAGCCTGTTCGGTTTTATTGAAATTGCCGACTTCGTGTTTGATAGCCAGTCTGCGGTGTTGGTTGATCCGTCAACGGAGAAACTGAAAACGGAATTCTCTGGCGTTAGCCGTAGTTTCATCCCGCTACAGGCGATCATTCGTATTGATGCCGTGACGGAAAAAGGCAGCGCCCGCATTTCTGATTTAGGCGATAACGTTACCGCGTTCCCTTATCTTCCCGGCAAGAAACCCTGA
- the rsmD gene encoding 16S rRNA (guanine(966)-N(2))-methyltransferase, whose amino-acid sequence MAKKNASSAAGQIRIIGGQWRGRKLPVPDSPGLRPTTDRVRETLFNWLAPIIQQARCLDCFAGSGALGLEALSRYAAHATLLEMERAVAQQLTQNLALLRAENAEVVNTDALSWLAQPGTPFDVVFLDPPFRKELLNNTLMLLEQQGWLAPDAWIYVETEAENAQLTIPENWQLHREKIAGQVAYRLYIRQ is encoded by the coding sequence ATGGCTAAAAAAAACGCATCGTCAGCCGCCGGACAAATCCGAATCATCGGTGGTCAATGGCGCGGCAGAAAACTTCCGGTTCCTGATAGCCCCGGTTTACGTCCCACCACCGACCGCGTGCGGGAAACGCTGTTTAACTGGCTGGCCCCCATCATTCAACAGGCACGCTGCCTGGACTGTTTCGCTGGCAGCGGCGCACTCGGGCTGGAAGCCTTATCTCGTTATGCTGCTCACGCCACATTATTGGAAATGGAGCGTGCAGTCGCCCAGCAATTAACGCAAAATCTGGCGCTGCTTCGGGCGGAAAATGCTGAGGTGGTCAATACTGATGCCCTGAGCTGGCTGGCGCAGCCCGGTACGCCGTTTGACGTCGTGTTTCTCGACCCACCGTTTCGCAAAGAGCTGCTGAACAACACGCTCATGCTGCTGGAACAACAGGGCTGGCTAGCACCCGATGCGTGGATTTACGTGGAAACTGAGGCGGAAAATGCGCAGCTGACTATCCCAGAAAATTGGCAACTGCACCGTGAGAAAATTGCAGGTCAGGTCGCCTACCGTTTGTACATCCGTCAGTGA
- the ftsY gene encoding signal recognition particle-docking protein FtsY, protein MSKEKKRGFFSWLGLGKQEEKQQEQPQEKPVVQEKIVVEEQSPAAESDAAASAHQTVEHAPEQVEKPLPEEPVVEAEELTQSVAERDVTAAADESAVVAPEANVSESIASEPAVSTPAISETDDRDLIDRDVIDRDAADPIVQTEIAESATVVEAEPDVAQQEEQEYEEQEPTQPDDVPVVAQEQERPTKEGFFARLKRSLVKTRQNLGSGFIGLFRGKKIDDDLFDELEEQLLVADVGVETTRKIITSLTEHASRRQLKDADTLFVKLKDEMAEILAKVDAPLNIEGKTPYVILMVGVNGVGKTTTIGKMARQFQAQGKSVMLAAGDTFRAAAVEQLQVWGQRNNVAVVAQHTGADSASVIFDAIQAAKARGVDVLIADTAGRLQNKAHLMEELKKIVRVMKKLDEDAPHEVMLTLDASTGQNAVSQAKLFNEAVGLTGITLTKLDGTAKGGVIFAIADQFAIPIRYIGVGEGIEDLRPFKADDFIEALFARED, encoded by the coding sequence ATGTCAAAAGAAAAGAAGCGCGGTTTTTTTTCCTGGCTGGGACTAGGGAAACAGGAAGAAAAACAACAAGAGCAGCCGCAAGAGAAACCCGTTGTTCAAGAGAAGATTGTTGTTGAAGAACAATCGCCAGCGGCGGAGTCGGATGCCGCAGCATCAGCTCACCAGACCGTTGAGCACGCGCCGGAGCAGGTAGAGAAACCGCTGCCGGAAGAGCCTGTCGTTGAAGCGGAAGAACTGACTCAATCAGTCGCTGAGCGTGATGTTACCGCAGCGGCAGACGAATCGGCTGTCGTTGCCCCGGAAGCCAACGTTTCTGAATCCATTGCTTCTGAACCTGCTGTTTCTACCCCTGCTATTTCCGAAACTGACGATCGTGACCTGATCGATCGGGATGTTATCGATCGTGATGCTGCCGATCCGATCGTGCAGACCGAGATCGCCGAAAGCGCGACGGTGGTTGAGGCAGAGCCGGATGTCGCGCAGCAGGAAGAGCAAGAATACGAAGAACAAGAACCTACGCAGCCAGATGATGTTCCGGTTGTTGCGCAAGAGCAGGAGCGTCCGACGAAAGAGGGGTTCTTCGCTCGTCTGAAACGCAGTCTGGTAAAAACGCGCCAAAACCTCGGTTCAGGATTTATCGGATTGTTTCGCGGTAAGAAAATCGACGACGATCTGTTTGATGAACTGGAAGAGCAACTACTGGTTGCGGATGTGGGGGTCGAAACGACCCGTAAAATCATCACCAGCCTGACGGAGCACGCCAGCCGACGCCAGTTGAAAGATGCTGATACGCTTTTTGTGAAGCTGAAAGACGAAATGGCGGAGATTCTTGCTAAGGTGGACGCCCCGCTGAATATCGAAGGCAAAACACCGTATGTCATTCTGATGGTTGGCGTTAATGGCGTGGGTAAAACCACCACCATCGGGAAAATGGCGCGTCAATTCCAGGCACAGGGTAAATCCGTGATGCTGGCGGCGGGCGATACCTTCCGTGCGGCAGCGGTGGAACAGCTTCAGGTCTGGGGACAGCGTAATAACGTGGCGGTGGTCGCGCAGCATACCGGTGCGGATTCAGCATCGGTGATTTTCGATGCGATTCAGGCAGCGAAAGCGCGCGGCGTGGATGTCCTGATTGCGGATACCGCTGGTCGTTTGCAGAACAAAGCGCACCTGATGGAAGAGCTGAAAAAGATTGTGCGCGTGATGAAGAAGCTGGACGAAGACGCGCCGCATGAAGTGATGCTGACGCTGGATGCGAGCACCGGGCAGAACGCGGTGAGTCAGGCCAAACTGTTTAATGAAGCCGTTGGGCTGACGGGAATTACCTTGACCAAGCTGGACGGTACCGCGAAAGGCGGGGTGATTTTCGCCATTGCCGACCAATTTGCGATTCCTATCCGCTATATTGGGGTAGGGGAAGGCATTGAAGATTTACGGCCATTCAAGGCCGACGATTTTATTGAGGCACTTTTTGCCCGAGAGGATTAA
- the panM gene encoding aspartate 1-decarboxylase autocleavage activator PanM, with protein sequence MKLTVECLTQFSPQDKIDLAKIWPHQNIDLLEAGLKPTRRLFAARFNDRLLGGMLVEIAGDYAELSDMMVREVTRRRGVGQLLVDEARRQLPEVNEWWLATANHAAIKEEVLARFMVSCGFSPVSGGWRYIRRKETPLILDEINSEKP encoded by the coding sequence ATGAAACTCACCGTTGAATGCCTCACCCAATTCAGCCCTCAGGACAAAATTGACCTGGCGAAAATCTGGCCGCATCAAAACATTGATTTATTAGAAGCAGGACTAAAACCGACTCGACGCCTCTTTGCCGCGCGTTTTAACGATCGGTTACTCGGCGGTATGTTGGTCGAAATTGCAGGGGACTATGCGGAACTGAGCGATATGATGGTACGTGAAGTTACCCGGCGGCGGGGCGTAGGGCAGTTGTTAGTTGATGAGGCACGCCGTCAACTCCCTGAGGTAAACGAGTGGTGGCTGGCAACGGCGAATCATGCTGCGATCAAAGAGGAAGTGCTGGCACGGTTTATGGTGTCCTGTGGCTTCTCACCGGTATCCGGCGGCTGGCGCTACATTCGCAGAAAAGAAACGCCGCTGATTCTTGACGAAATCAACTCAGAGAAACCATAG
- the ftsE gene encoding cell division ATP-binding protein FtsE, producing MIRFEQVSKAYLGGRQALQGVDFHLRPAEMAFLTGHSGAGKSTLLKLICGIERPSAGQILFGGHNISRLKKREVPFLRRQIGMIFQDHHLLMERTVYDNVAMPLIIAGASSEDIRRRVSAALDKVGLLDKAKNYPIQLSGGEQQRVGIARAVVNKPAVLLADEPTGNLDEALSEGILRLFEEFNRVGVTVLMATHDTGLIARRNYRVLTLSDGRMVGGNHDGE from the coding sequence ATGATTCGTTTTGAACAGGTCAGTAAAGCTTACCTCGGTGGGCGTCAGGCATTGCAAGGGGTGGATTTCCATCTGCGCCCCGCGGAAATGGCGTTCCTGACCGGCCATTCCGGCGCAGGGAAAAGTACCCTGCTGAAACTGATTTGTGGCATTGAACGTCCCAGCGCGGGGCAGATTTTGTTTGGCGGTCACAATATCAGCCGCCTGAAAAAACGCGAAGTCCCGTTCCTGCGGCGTCAGATCGGCATGATTTTTCAGGATCACCATCTGCTGATGGAACGCACAGTCTATGACAACGTCGCGATGCCGCTCATCATCGCGGGCGCCAGCAGTGAGGATATCCGTCGTCGGGTATCCGCCGCACTGGACAAGGTTGGCCTGCTGGATAAAGCGAAAAATTACCCTATCCAGCTGTCCGGCGGTGAACAGCAGCGCGTTGGCATTGCGCGCGCGGTGGTGAACAAACCCGCCGTGTTGCTGGCGGATGAACCGACCGGCAACCTGGACGAAGCGTTGTCAGAAGGTATTTTACGCCTGTTTGAAGAGTTCAACCGCGTCGGTGTTACCGTCCTGATGGCGACGCATGATACCGGGCTGATCGCCCGCCGTAATTACCGTGTGCTGACGCTGTCGGATGGCCGCATGGTGGGGGGAAACCACGATGGCGAATAA